One part of the Candidatus Effluviviaceae Genus V sp. genome encodes these proteins:
- a CDS encoding T9SS type A sorting domain-containing protein — translation MEGGTMRRVIPLVAFLLLAALTLGAGAYSIDRSVTGCGGGSGSGASYSLLGTVGQSAIGTASGGSYLEEIGFWYTPGWLLTGVPEGAPLAFRLSQNSPNPFNPVTTISYSVPAQSRVSLVLYSVDGRVVRTLADDEKEPGVHRVTLDATGLASGVYFCRMVSGGFVQTRKMVLLK, via the coding sequence ATGGAAGGAGGCACCATGCGGAGGGTGATCCCACTGGTCGCCTTCCTCCTTCTGGCTGCGCTGACGCTGGGAGCCGGAGCGTACTCGATCGACCGCAGCGTCACAGGCTGCGGCGGCGGGTCCGGCTCGGGGGCAAGCTACTCGCTCCTCGGCACGGTCGGACAGAGCGCCATCGGGACGGCCTCGGGAGGAAGCTACCTTGAGGAAATCGGATTCTGGTACACGCCCGGCTGGCTCCTGACGGGCGTTCCGGAGGGCGCTCCACTCGCCTTCAGGCTCAGCCAGAACAGCCCGAACCCGTTCAACCCGGTCACGACGATCTCGTACTCGGTTCCGGCGCAGTCACGGGTCAGTCTCGTGCTCTACTCCGTCGATGGGAGGGTGGTCCGCACCCTCGCCGATGACGAGAAGGAACCGGGGGTCCACCGTGTGACGCTCGACGCCACCGGGCTCGCCAGCGGCGTCTACTTCTGTCGCATGGTCTCAGGCGGGTTCGTCCAGACACGGAAGATGGTGCTCTTGAAGTAG